A stretch of Carya illinoinensis cultivar Pawnee chromosome 14, C.illinoinensisPawnee_v1, whole genome shotgun sequence DNA encodes these proteins:
- the LOC122294975 gene encoding cation/H(+) antiporter 14, translating to MASINKEASMTVGAVTGPFSKEGMVCQYPPMMIPSNVGVRFGNNPFDSIFPTFLAQIVFIFWFTRIVYTFLKPLRQSILSAQVVAGIIMGPTILGRCTSQHPMQKLFPMTGKVVLQTAANVGFNLHLFLLGIRMDASMLKKVGGSAALIGTMGYAMPFTFAGLTYYTVSHVMTLDRTITTSIPFIIAIGSISTFPVITSHLADLQILNSELGRLATYISIIGDLWSFGTILTTTALGLIEHGSKWMSFWALFWITIFVTTIIFIFRPFIIWLTKSNSQEETMRETHFIIVLVIVMACGFSAEVIGLHAAFGSFLLGVALPDGPPLGSALVQKLDTIATGLLLPVFIAISGLQTDLLSAAGGHSSAITELFIVLGYIGKFMGTLLPALFCGLPYWEAVTLALIMCCKGVIEVAAYIMWKDAGIIDDQVFALLLVTMLIVSGVARPMVAHLYDPAKRYMAYGRRTMLESHNSIQLRILICVHQEDNVPTILSLLDASNSTRLTPISIFVLHLMELTGSAAAVLVPHLRTQSQSTPNATGAEHTVSAFRQFEQQHQGNVAVQHFTAIAPYASMHNDICSIAQDKRTTIVILPFHKRWAIDGRVGLSNPSIRTVNIKVIKKAPCSVGVLIDRGQIGGKWSSLTSRSSYRVGLLFFSGADDLEAFAYGRRMAQHPHVNLTVIRFLHECQTHEKKLEDELICEYRANALMMGKNRYKEKIVGDGVETTQAIHAMEGDFDLVIVGRYHEPNSPFIRGLSTEWCECPELGLIGDILASSDSQFSVLVVQQQPDGSVPPGMLSTVTSKNKSFGSKLASEFSDGEDFTPDYSKLVLEVGE from the exons atggcatcaATCAACAAAGAAGCTAGTATGACTGTTGGGGCAGTCACTGGACCATTTTCTAAAGAAGGCATGGTATGCCAATACCCACCCATGATGATCCCCTCCAACGTCGGCGTACGGTTTGGAAATAATCCTTTTGACAGCATATTTCCTACTTTTCTAGCccagattgtttttattttctggttTACCAGAATCGTTTACACCTTTCTGAAACCTTTGAGACAAAGTATTCTCTCTGCACAAGTTGTG GCTGGTATAATCATGGGTCCAACAATTCTTGGGCGTTGCACCAGCCAACACCCTATGCAGAAGCTGTTTCCAATGACAGGCAAAGTGGTACTTCAAACTGCTGCAAACGTTGGCTTTAATCTTCATCTCTTTCTATTAGGAATAAGGATGGATGCTAGCATGTTGAAAAAGGTAGGTGGTTCTGCTGCTCTTATTGGCACCATGGGTTATGCGATGCCTTTTACATTCGCTGGACTCACCTATTACACTGTCAGCCATGTCATGACCTTAGACCGCACCATTACAACTTCCATTCCTTTTATCATTGCTATTGGTTCCATTTCCACCTTTCCCGTCATCACCAGCCACCTTGCTGATCTCCAAATCCTCAACTCTGAGCTTGGAAGATTAGCAACTTATATCTCCATAATCGGTGATCTTTGGAGCTTTGGCACAATTCTAACCACGACAGCATTGGGTTTAATTGAGCATGGCTCGAAATGGATGTCATTCTGGGCTCTGTTTTGGATCACCATCTTCGTGACCACTATCATATTCATTTTCCGGCCATTCATTATATGGTTAACCAAAAGCAACTCACAAGAAGAAACCATGCGGGAAACACACTTCATTATCGTTCTTGTGATTGTGATGGCGTGCGGATTTTCTGCTGAAGTTATTGGTCTGCACGCTGCCTTTGGGTCTTTTCTGTTgggagttgctttgccagacgGGCCGCCACTCGGTTCAGCATTAGTTCAGAAGCTTGATACCATAGCAACTGGGTTGCTGCTTCCAGTTTTCATTGCGATAAGCGGTTTGCAGACGGACTTGTTGTCGGCAGCAGGAGGGCACTCTTCAGCAATCACGGAGTTATTCATCGTTTTGGGCTATATAGGGAAGTTCATGGGTACACTTTTGCCTGCGCTTTTCTGCGGTTTGCCCTACTGGGAGGCCGTAACTCTCGCGTTAATCATGTGTTGCAAAGGCGTCATAGAGGTTGCTGCATACATTATGTGGAAGGATGCCGGt ATCATAGACGACCAAGTCTTTGCCCTTTTGTTAGTGACGATGTTGATTGTATCTGGGGTAGCCAGGCCCATGGTAGCTCACCTTTATGACCCAGCGAAGAGGTATATGGCCTACGGGAGAAGGACCATGCTTGAATCTCATAACAGCATTCAGCTTCGAATTCTGATCTGTGTCCACCAGGAAGACAATGTTCCTACCATTTTAAGTCTTCTTGATGCCTCGAATTCCACCAGATTAACCCCAATCTCCATCTTTGTCCTACACCTCATGGAGCTAACCGGCAGCGCCGCTGCCGTACTTGTCCCCCATCTCCGTACTCAAAGCCAATCCACTCCTAACGCAACTGGTGCAGAACATACTGTTTCTGCTTTCCGACAGTTTGAGCAGCAGCATCAAGGGAATGTAGCAGTGCAGCATTTCACTGCAATTGCGCCATATGCAAGCATGCACAATGACATTTGCAGCATTGCACAAGACAAGAGAACCACAATTGTGATTCTCCCCTTTCACAAGCGTTGGGCAATTGATGGAAGAGTGGGATTGTCCAACCCTTCCATCAGGACCGTCAATATTAAAGTCATCAAGAAGGCACCATGCTCAGTCGGAGTCCTAATCGACCGGGGACAAATCGGCGGTAAGTGGTCTTCTTTAACATCCAGGTCGTCGTATCGTGTTGGTTTGCTGTTCTTCAGTGGTGCAGATGATTTGGAGGCTTTTGCCTATGGCAGACGCATGGCGCAGCATCCCCACGTCAACCTCACAGTGATTAGATTCTTGCATGAATGTCAAACTCATGAAAAGAAACTTGAAGATGAGTTGATCTGTGAGTACAGGGCAAATGCACTCATGATGGGAAAGAATCGCTATAAAGAGAAGATTGTGGGAGATGGAGTAGAAACTACGCAGGCAATCCATGCAATGGAGGGTGATTTTGATTTAGTAATCGTGGGCAGGTACCATGAACCCAACTCACCGTTTATAAGAGGGCTGAGCACAGAATGGTGTGAATGCCCTGAGCTTGGGCTGATCGGAGACATATTGGCCAGTTCGGATTCTCAGTTTTCAGTTTTGGTAGTGCAGCAACAACCGGATGGAAGTGTGCCGCCAGGGATGCTCTCCACCGTAACCTctaaaaataaatcttttgGTTCAAAGTTGGCTAGTGAATTTTCTGATGGTGAAGATTTTACACCAGATTACTCTAAACTAGTACTAGAGGTAGGGGAATGA